Below is a genomic region from Amphiura filiformis chromosome 19, Afil_fr2py, whole genome shotgun sequence.
AACCGAGAAGTTCGAAGAAAATTTAAAACGTATCGAAAGAGTGTGCCATCCCGGTCTATGAAGTAGTTGCCCTCTTTGTCTAAAGCTGACGGTAGTGTGCCACTAAACATGCATCCCAACATTGAGTCAGGGAAACGACACaaagtgttttttgttgttgtgtaGACGTGACCGCCTACATTTACATTCACTATGTCTGCCATGTTTAATATCAGTCAGTTACCTTTTTTATGGCACCTGTAGGACTAGAACAACCCGTTAATTTCAAGGGAAAGTCCACCAATAAATTATGAAAGAGCAATTTTGTCTTCCCAGCAGTATGCCGAGTTCTTCTCTATACCGGCGTTGTTGTCCCGTATTTGACCAGCAATGTTTGTATTGTTGATGATGACGTGTTTTCTCTGGTATGGCACAGCTCGTAGGCCTGATTGCGAGTCAATCAATTCGGACCCAAACCAAGTCGGCCACAGTCAATTAGGCCCCATGGCAAATCGGTCACCATCAATGcaacaaattcattaatccagTCACATACCAAATATCGAgttaaaagggtataaaacgttgttcaaaaacatttttgagacTTGATGCAAGAAATTCTGGTAGAatattgacaaaatcatgcttttCCATGATgttcatttaggcctaggcctatattggaTATAACCAAAACGCTTTTATAGCTACTGACACTTTTTGTATTCATATTGCATGTTGCCTATTTCCGCCTATTTCGGCCTAGTAAGCAATTGCCCAATTGTGTTTTCTTCAACATTTTTATATTAACTACTTGTCTTTAATTTTCTCTTGCTTCTATCTATGTTGGACTGATTAAGGGCTTATTATGACCCATACCGGGAGCAGAGATATACTATTGGGTTTTTGTtcaagtgtttgtttgtttttcatttttcctCACTTCCAACTATTAAATTGCGCCAATTACTTAGTGCCTTGTAGCTATAAATTTGTTCCTCTTCGCTGATCTGAAAGCATATTGaaaaaagatttatttatttatttatttatttatttatttatttatttatttatttatttatttatttatttatttatttatttatttatttatttatttatttatttatttatttatttatttatttatttatttatttatttatttatttatttatttatttatttatttatttatttatttatttatttatttatttatttatttatttatttatttatttatttatttatttatttatttatcttcaaaTCGGGAAAAATAATACTGGCTGAGTGGGCATGCTATGACCCAGGAGCGCCGGTGgagttttttaaatatattttcgaATCTGTTTTAGGGTGTCTATCGGGGAGGGggaattttggcaggtcgaaggggtggtgatttttggcacagatgccGTTGGGCACGCTTTTCTGTATTACACCCTACAAAGGTATATATATAGAAAAAAACGTTAGGAACATGGATGCAAAATAtcatgctcgctgcgctcgccgCACTTTATGATTAACCAATTTAAGGTTAAGTCTGGgtttcccaaaatcttgcatgtgtaaagggagcgcaaagattttttggcacgtcaaaaaaaaaagaaaagaaaaagaaaggcgGGGCAAAAAAAGGTTTTTAAGCACGtcaaaactgggggggggggtttggTACGGTCAACCAAAAGGCGAGTGGAGCAATATTTGGCagatcattttgagaattcaccactccGGGGTACACATAGATATTATACCACCCTTTGCTTAGCTTAGTCAGTTTAGATGTATAAAGTTGAAGTATCCTGAACTCCCTGTCTCACTCCTCTCTCATTTTTCACCCCTCCTTGGAAACGTCATAAGATTTATATAGGATGCAGATGATGAAATCCAATCCAATAAATTTGGTGGGtatggaaaagtaccattgcCCCCCCAATAGTTTTGGCCAGGTGCCATTGACCGCCCCCACAATAtttaaaatcttccggagcccctGAGGGAGCGATtgttattgggggggggggggaatggacGTTTTAAGGGGGAATTCGATTTTTTTCCCCGATCTGAGGGGGAATGTGAATTTTATTTTCAACTAATGGGGTGGGGGTCCGATTTCCCCAGTATTATAggaaaaaatgtttaattttaagaAAGAGTGTGGAACCTCTAGCAATCGAGCTTAATTTGTATGGATTTTTAATATGCATTGACAGTTTGGCCAATTGTTCAGGGTGACACACAAAAAAGTTACTATAGGGGGAAGATAACCTATTAAACATTTGTGAGATCACCTTGTTTGACTGATTATGGTTTTAAGCTGTAAAATGAAATGATAAAGTTTCATTTGATTGATTTctgtattttataatttttaataaaaatctcTATTTATAAAAACCAAACTTGCAATTCCATGTTATCCAAAGATATGCACTTTTCTTTGAAATCTGCAACATCACCTTTTCACACTAATTAtgtattaggccgtataaaattaatgttttggttctcgtcccctccctcgtcaatttctgggatttgtcagatttttttatttttttttagatttttcaattattttagactttggaatgattcatgaatttttcatacatataaataagtttattagagaacaaggatcacttccaagtctttttgtggtactctagggggtttatccctcagaatctcacatttggaaaaaaaaaaaaagcgccacatcgtttcctcgagcactgtttgaaaagaccgaaaactactgacaatgctgattttatattgaaaaaaaaaaaaaaaacacctccctccctcatcaattcatgaaaatcatctggacgagaaccaaaatattaattttatacggccttagtatgttgatacatcattttaaaattggtaTAACTTTGAATCAATATCAATATGTCAGTTTCTTCATTTATGGCAGCGATAGCACGTTATAGCAGTAAATTATGGGTTATCACTCAGGGGTATAAGGTCATGATCTGTACAGCAACAAACAGGATGGTTCCATCACTGGTATTATACACTTGATACATCCATGGCCTTGTATATAAATTAGGTATGTGATTGTATGCCAGTGCAGTCAGTGGATGCTCGCTTTTAgtgttacttgtttgtttgtttgtctgcttgttgtttgtttgttttaataaaCGATCCGTGCGGAGACACACTTCAGTGGGCCATGCATCACGTCATATGGAACCAAACTCAAACAAAAATGCCGGTATAAAACATGCTCAGctcagtaggcctacaatttaatATCGAAAATATGTCATGGTGACGAAAAACTGGAAACTGTGGAAGTCAGGCTGCTGAGCACCGGGGTTGAGCAGAGACTGCAAACTTAATTTAGGCGATATCAGCCGGTCAGTTGGATTTCGCCTCAGCCGTGACAATACCCCATGTCTAGTAAATCCACTGTGAGTAAATCCAATGTTTCTGCAGAAAACGGCTCGTGCTGGTAGTGTACTCTATCTGTTACAATGGTGAATAAAATTATCCATCGCCGACGGTGCTGCAGCTTATCTTGTTATATTGGCCTTATAATAACGCTATCAGTGTTATTATTTGCATGGAATTTACAATTCACAGGTACGTGTCTAAGAAAAGTGTTATTTTACAACAAGTTAAAAATTTAGGCCCCTCATATAGATacataaatccccccaatattttgatgggAATGGCCCATACaatcactcccccccccccagttgTCGCCTGTTTGCGGggttctgacaaaattaacctcatagtttggtcattttagcctaaaaagtgccaatttttgcgcgcttcgcgccaaCTTAcaccacttttgcaccatatttcacctgTTTTGCTTCAAAAattcccgggggggtcactcgcttaccaaagtggtacgcatgctcgtccccaaaaacaTCGAAAAAGGGtcgatttttggccttgtggcggcgtcgacgttttaagaaaaaagggtgctttttaggtaaagtttcgacgtttagggtatcTTTTTTCAATTTCCATGGGTTTATTTTAgagtttacgccatttaggggtccattttagtttcttacaccgaattacgccatattttaggggtaaggctttcagagccttacgccaataaggggtgaaatttttctacactgattacgccatttagggtccatttttgaggtgctgggacgagcatgcataccactttgagcgagtgatccccccgggcaaAAATTGCGAAACTTTCGCTCGTTTAAGTTAACGCGCATTTGTATCATTAATTCAATGTAGCTGTTTTTTTTAACATGGTGCGAAAGTGTGAACCAAGAGGGTAAAATGAAATTAGTAGAAATCAGTTTCCGTCACTTAACCCTGTTTCCGTCACTTAACCCAGGGCCAAAAATACAATAAAGCAAAAGAAATTTGACATAAACATAATTTTTgacatgcagtaggcctatacctttacTGAGCAAGCTAGTGGTGgtaatatttaattttttgtcTGAGCAGTGAGCATCAGTGGTCTCTATGTCACATTTGTCCCGTTTTATCACCATCATTGACGTTCAGTCTTTTTTTTATATAGGTTACAAATATTTCACGTTGCGACCATACCAATTTCTACCAGAGAAATTCACCAACGTTCCACAACATACAGAAGAAGCTCACGAGGTCTTAAAACCGGGAGAGGGGGTGGTTAAGAAATCATCAAATAAGGTAGGTCTATACGGCTCTTTATACTATTAACCCattgtaaaaatcataaaataataagTATTTTACAAAGTAAACCCATAATCGACAACTACGCTAATTGCTaaagtaattttttgtaattttgagaacaattaAGTACAAAATATGGGATAATGATGCAAATTAAAGAGCtttaagagctacaattgtcagagaaGCGTTACTGTTAAGGAGCTATTGATTATTACAAGACCTCCGCGAGATATTCCCCAAAATTGGTCAGTTAATTGACCAGATaatgcagtatttttttttctaattttcagATATCTTGTGATGAAAAATGTCAATGGGAACAGGAACAAAGCTATCGTAAAAAAAAAGTACAACGGCACTGCTCTGCCGCAAACAGAACTGCCATAAACTGGTCTCTATGGCTTCGGGACAACCATCATAGATTACGTAATATTCTGGTATCCGACAAACATCGCATTCTGTTTTGTTACGTTCCAAAAGTATCTTGTACTAATTGGaagaaactattctttattttaaATGGTGCTGCTAATCTGAAGAACATAAGTAAAGTTTTAACTCATAGCCAAACCGAGAAAGCATTCTGGAGAATGAGTAACATGCCACAAGACAGTATCATAGAGCGACTTGAAAACTACACATCATTTATGTTCGTTCGTAACCCATATACACGAACTCTTTCGGCATTCAAAGAAAAGTTCGAAGTACGGAAACCAACTAATCGGTACTTTCGATTTAAATACGCAGATATAATTCACCGTGCAGTCTATGGGAAACCCGGATACAGACATAACGTGTCTTTTACAGAATTTGTTCATTATCTCGGGGACCCTGCTACATCATTTTCACATGGGGCAGAAGAGCATTGGATACCAATGGCAGATCTTTGTTTTCCGTGTCAAAAACAGTACGATTATATTGGAAAATTAGAAACTTTGGAACAGGATACACGATTTATATTAGATTCATTTAATATATCCGACCTACTTAAAGTAGTTTTAGACAGACCTAAACATTTCACAAACACTAATGTCAATTCATTACATAAGTATTTTTCCAAACTGAATAAGGATCATAAAGACAGGTTGAAACGTAGATATAATGATGACCTAAGGTTGTTTGGATATTATTAAAACACTAATTAATATGCCAATCTTGTcaaacatgtatatttttgtatgtctataggtgtagattattcatccagtagttcaaacaTATTAATTTTTGATTCAATCTGAAAGTTTAAAAACTGGAAGCAGTTTGCAACTCACtatattagccttttcgaagtatggcgtacacaaaaggagggcagtctccaagttgggtaaaacccggcaaattcaaaagactttaaccactacgtgcagcgccatcctatattgtgtccgccatatctcgaaaaggcgtTTGGAAATATCGGACTTTTCCAGGCACCTATCTGATGGTGACGTAAAAACCGACAGGGAAGACCTTCATCATCGACATTCAAGTTCCAACATAGCCCAGAACTACTATTGTTTGCAATCACTGTAAGGGAGCGATTGTTATTCACGACTCAATATAGCCTATTATAAGTACTTCGCAAGTATAATGCAAATTAAGCTCAATTTTCAAATTATCTGAAAAAGGAGACGAACCTGCATTTTTACAGgatggagtgcccatctctctttcgtgagcgattaggccagactccaccatgaaatgttgctgtggggggatCGCCAAACCTCATCCTCCACAGCGAATCTGttgccttcccagcatttaagaatgccgatacccatttatacacctgggtggagaggagtaatcgagataaagtgccgtAGTACCGTACTCAAGGGCAACGCATGATGGCATCAccgggactcgaacccgcaaccttccgattttGGTCCGATTGGTTCAGATCACGTCACATTTTCCGCCACCATGATTGATATGCTCTTTTGTAGAGGTTACACATTTATCACGTTGCTACCGGACTAATTGCTACCAGAAAATTCTTCAAATAAGGTAGGTCTACCATGGCTCTTTAACACGTTACTTTAAAACATTACAAACCAAGTACTAGAGGAGCGTGCAGCCTTGTAACACTTCCAAACCTCTACACTCCATTCACGCTCGTCGAAGGTAACATCGATGTCATGAGAAACGCAGTCGACATTTTGTTTAAACCTCTCTTGACTTCGTTGAACTTTGGTTACTTCCTGTCAAGTTCGTTTAACGGGTCTTGGCACATCGAGAGGGATGGGCAAGTGGTTTAAGCAGGCACGTTCTCGAGTTATATACAGACAGTATAGCATATTAACtgagaaatataaaattttagtcAATGGTAAAAGTATCCGTTAGAACAAATGTTATATTTCCTCCCAAATCAAGTtgatcattaatgctatcattTTCTTCTAAATTTCAGATACCTTGTGACGAAAAATTTCAATGGGAACACgagcaaaattaccgtaaaacaAACGTACAACGCCACTGCACTGCTGCCAACAGAACTGCAATATTAATAAACTGGTCTCTATGGCTTCGGGACAACCATCATAGATTACGTAATATTCTGGTATCCGACAAACATCGCATTCTGTTTTGTTACGTTCCAAAAGTATCTTGTACTAACtggaaactattctttattttaaATGGTGCTGCTAATCTGAAGAACATAAGTAAGGTTTCTCATAGCCAAACTGAGAAAGCctttattcgctgtcgtagtgtacGTTAGAagatgaccgttgctaggccaactggatcacgctttctttgctacgaaccactgatcaaaatgatcacaacataaagcctATGGCacatcaaaattcggaacagatgTATGAGCcgaggcttggagcagtaacgtgcactacgacagcgaatagagcGACTTGAAAACTATGCGTCATTATGTTCGTTCGTAACCCATATACACGAACTCTTTCGGCATTCAAAGAAAAGTTTGAAGTGCAGAAACCACTGAGCTAATCGGTACTTTCGATTTGAATACGCCGATGTAAGTCACCGTGCAGTGTATGGTAAACGCGGGTACGGACACAGCATATCTTTTACATAATTTGTTCAGCAGTATCTCGGGGAACCTGCTGCATCATTTTCACATGGGGCAGAGGAGCATTGGATACCAATGGCAGAACTTTGCTTTCCGTGTCAAAAACAATACGATTATATTGGAAAATTAGAAACTATGGAACAGGATTCACGCTTTATATTAGATACATTTAATATATCCGAACTACTTTTAAGTAGTTTTAGACAGACCTAAACATTTCACAAATACTAATGTCAATTCATTGCATAAATATTTTTCCAAACTGAACAAGGATCATACAGTATTATATATATTGATGACCTAAGATTGTTTGCATATTCAAAGTACATGTAGGTAATGGTATCTCAAACGGACGAgttacaaaacacaccaaggatcaaaggttggtacaagaggatacctagaatatgtAAATATATAGATATCTGGTtcaatattattaacattgtcagGGTCTTGGATTTTAGTTTGTGTTAGCGGAGTTTGAGATATTGGGTCTTTATAATGTATAAAATATATGCTTGGGActtgaaaaacattttgttttatcagGAATTCtgtgttaacaagtttccactgtgTAGAACCCAAAAGTTTGTCTTGTCAAAACATACATTGTTTTACATATCTTGGTGAATATTCATCCTGTAACACGTAGTTCAATTATATTGTTTTTTGATTGACTCAAAAGctggaaataaaaataatttcaacTCATAAAAATGGTATGTTCAGTGTGTCCAGACACACATGACTCCTTCAGGCATCTGACTTATGGTGACATGATAGACGACAGAGACGACTTTGTAATCAACAATGCCGTTCAAACTCCAAAAAAGCTCAAACCTACTGCTGTTTGCAATCATTGTAAGAACAAGCATAGTCTCTTTCTGAGCAGAGTTCAGGCGACACAAAGAACACAATGATTGTGCTctcttttgaaaatgtcacaatgGTTCCCAATAAATATTCAAAAGTTATAGAAagcttacaaaacgttttaatacattTCTAAAAGTTGCCACAAAACAtttattcatcatattatatCGGTTGACAATTTAATATTTGAGAGTGTACAGATTTATACCGGTTAGTATTAGACATCAAAGAGaagtttaaaactagtcaacaacactcacgtttttgtcTGAATAATTTCAAGATAACcatactccgtcatcagcggtgtgatACTGTTGAATGACTGATGTATGACCTTTACTTCTTGTTGACAATGTcccttttttgacattttggaaGGTGTTTCTAGAAGCAAAGTATCATAGGGGGCTGAGACCTTTCTAATATctacaccgctgatgacggagtatggttactctgaaattattcagacaaaaacgtgagtgttggtgactagttttaaacttctctttgataaaatttaatatttgtttcaacgtttgaaaaaaatatttactatttaacattttaacaagaaattttgaaatgaaattgatAGCTGTAAGGCTGAGACTCTATATAAGCGAGAGGAATTTGGTGTGAGAATATTGTAAACAAATGGGGCTCCTGGCTGAGAGATGGACTTTTGGACCTAAATTTAGAacattattttttacaaaacCCGGGGTCTTTGAGTGGAGAGTTAAAAACAGGACACAGAAACCTATTTTTGAAGTGTCGATTTGGCTCTTCTGAATGGCTTCCGATGGCtttaataggctattccatttaaaatccacactacccctatggaaggttttggaaatatcttctacagggggagtataaatttcaaatggaattaacatattagcagctctgtttgaaattcaccctccctcaggggaagattcaggttgaatctttctcagagggtgtatgaaattcaaatggagctgcctaatgtgctcattccatttgaaattcagatatttccaaaatcttccacagaagtagtgtggattttaaatggaatagcccatttcaaaacaaataataaaacagTGCTGAGTAGTTGTCAATTATCATTCAAGTTGGAAATAAATTAAGAATCTTTTAGTAACAACCCCAAGATAAATACAGTGTTTTTTGAATGAAGGACACAAGCATGAGTTTGAAAAACACATCAGGCCTTTGAGACAAGAGCATGAGTTTGAAAAACACATCAGGTCTTTTAAAACAGGGATGCTTTAAGTTTGGACTTTTAAAACAGCCCAATATATGGTTTTGGTTAGATTTTTGTTTGTCAAATCCAATAAATAATCTAATCAATATTATCTACAATCCTACTTATGCATCTGTTTACAGAAGCCCAATATGTGTCACCTCTAAGTGCCCCTCCCACCAAATACAAAGAAGTTGGTTGAAGCGCATACTAGTTTGAAATAACTGCTTAAAATAACAAGAGCGATTATTTTGTAATAATGAAAAACATGTTATACAGATGCAGcctttgtgtaagaaaagagcATATAATGTCAGGACAAATGCTCATGTTGTAGGACTCTGATTTTCAGAACTTATATAACTTATATTAATGGCAGAAAGAACATCGCCTAAGGGAAGTTTTCATTTAGGTGTTCGAATCAAAGCGCCATTCTGGACATTGTCACCCGTCCTTATACCACTGAATAATTATCAGTTGCAATTAAAATAATCCAATTCTTAATTTCTCACTATTCCGTGTAGCTGGGATGATATGTTTCCTTAGCAGTTCAAGTAAATCCTGCCTTACTTCAGGCATGTCTACCATTCGGCGTAGCTTTACATCACGCCAATTCCAGTCCAAAATCACATAGAATGTTTCCTCAACCTTGACTCCATCTGTCTGTATCAGCGCTGATATTCTGTTGGGCGTGCCGACTGCAAAATGGGCGCCATTTTTGTTCAAGAGTTTGATTTGTTCTTGAATCTGTGGAGATAGAAATATTTCAGATCTTATTAtaaaatcatttgaaaatttcaaatgaaaagtgcaaaaataatgTGAGACAACACATTGAAGCAGAGCAGTTGTGAGAAGCCAATTTAAAGATAAATGAAAAAGTGTATGCATTAATAACAATAAGGAATTGGCCTCATATAATTACTAGATTTGGCATCCGAAATCAGCAGGTGAGGGCCACCGTCAAACATAGAGTAGCGGAAATCTGGCATTTAATTTTTGGAGACCATGTTTTACCTGGCCCTGGTCTTTTACAACTGGATAATTAGACTATTGCATTTTCAACTAACTCATCAAgtcaaaatatagaaaatttAATTCTGATCATGTGTGGCTAAACTCAGGAACAAACAACCTACAAAACTTCAAGAAATACACATATAATGTAGTCCTTTTATGTGCAATTGTTTGCTTTTCATCGAAaagggacagtatttattattattttttttagaatCACCTGTAATGTTCTTTCACGCAGTAGCTTACGTTTGTGACACTCTTTGGCTCAACAGTATacattcattgggctattccatttaaagtccacactacccctgtggaagatttagctaaagtcttccacagagggaggatgagtttcgaatagaatagagaGTTGAATAACTTCTATacgaaatactcactccagttgtggaagatataggtaaagccacaatacagagggagtatgggtttcaaaatgattaacccttaCCAGTTACATTTAaaatacatactccccctgtggaagatatctccaaaatcttccacaggggtagtgtggattttaaatggaatagcccattttgatcaaATGGTCTGATATTTGGAagcattaaagggcatttcgtgatccacagcccccctcttttctcaaaaaaaattgagatttttatatcactggaaacctggaaacattgtctatggagcagt
It encodes:
- the LOC140141528 gene encoding carbohydrate sulfotransferase 10-like, translated to MVNKIIHRRRCCSLSCYIGLIITLSVLLFAWNLQFTGYKYFTLRPYQFLPEKFTNVPQHTEEAHEVLKPGEGVVKKSSNKISCDEKCQWEQEQSYRKKKVQRHCSAANRTAINWSLWLRDNHHRLRNILVSDKHRILFCYVPKVSCTNWKKLFFILNGAANLKNISKVLTHSQTEKAFWRMSNMPQDSIIERLENYTSFMFVRNPYTRTLSAFKEKFEVRKPTNRYFRFKYADIIHRAVYGKPGYRHNVSFTEFVHYLGDPATSFSHGAEEHWIPMADLCFPCQKQYDYIGKLETLEQDTRFILDSFNISDLLKVVLDRPKHFTNTNVNSLHKYFSKLNKDHKDRLKRRYNDDLRLFGYY